The stretch of DNA TAGTTTACATCATGGATCGATGCAGTATTGATGGTTTTTTCGCTTGAAAATGAAGAAAGTTTTTCAGTACtttgtaattattacaataaaatgtgtttatttagaaatatgtCTGATGTGCCAAAAATACTTGTTGGTGTTCAAGATTCAATAAATGATACAAATCCTCGTGTTATTAAAGACATTCGTCCTCGTAAATTATCACTTGATTTACGATGTCCGTACTATGAAACTTGTGCAATATACGGTTTAAATGTTGATCGTGTATTTCAAGATgtatgtcaaaaaattattcaaaaaacaaagCTATGTTTAAATGGTCAGCCTGAAAAATTAGTTGAAACAAGATATTCAACATTACCAGTTATAACAAAAACTGGAAATTTACATTTAGCCAAAGAACAGGATaatcattcaaaaataatacaacatactgataaaaatgatgattttatacGTTCAAATAATCATGATGAACCAACATCAAATGATACATCATTTCAGTATATACAAAATCCTCAAAATGAACTTCGTGCATCAATATTAACACCAACAACAAGTAGAAAATTTCGTAGAAagtcaaatatatttacaccatcaaaaaaagaaaaatataatatgggAGAAATGGGAGTAGGAAGAGAAATACCAGTTAAACaaggttatttatttaaacgtagtagtaaatcattaaaagaaagaaaaaaaaaatatgttacaTTATTAGAAGATGGTAGATTAACATATCATTCAAGTCTTCATGATTATATGAATGATACAAATGGTAAAGAAATACTTCTTCAATATGTTACTGTTAAAATACCAGGTAAAACACCAAAAGGTTCAAAaccaacaataacaaatgatgataattttgaattttcaataatatcattagaaaataaaagttgGAATTTTGAAGCTAATAATTTAGATGATCGTGATACATGGATATCAGCAATTGaacaacaaatattaacaAGTTTACAAAATAGTGATGgtggtgataaaaaaaatgaaacagatGCATTTAAAATgcattgtattaaaaataaagtatgtGGTAATGATTTATGTGCTGATTGTGGTTCACCAAATCCTGATTGGGCTAGTTTAAATATTGGTATATTAGTTTGTATTGAATGTTCTGGTATACATAGAAATTTAGGTTCTCATATATCTAAAATAAGATCATTAGATTTGGATGATTGGTCAGCTGGACAATTAAGTGTTATGTTGGCAATGGGTAATGATATTGCAAATGGTATATGGGAATATGAActtaatggaaaaattaaaccaACATCTGAATCacttagagaaaaaaaagaagaatggATTAGATGGAAATATGAAGACAGAGCATTTCTACCACCAGCTAATAGTAGTATACCTATTGGAAAATTACTCATTGATTCTGTTTGTcggttagttttttttttttttttttacaacaaataattttcttatttttcattggataattgttgttatttattttatttttagtggTGATATGAGAGCTTTTACACTTTGTCTAGCAAGATGTACATATGaagatattaatatttcagtaAGCAATGATGATTTAAGAACACCATTACATCTAGCCTGTGCAACTGGTAATCTAGCAATGGCTCAACTACTAATTTGGGtaagtcaattaaattttaaatacaaacataatatatttataatgaaaaataatcattatttgtttataacagcACAAAGCAAATCCACAAAATCTTGATCATGAAGGACGTACTTGTATGTCGTATGTCAAGGCATTGGAAAGAACACTTGACAATACTGCTGATTCATTGGAGATGAAAAAACTTATTGAAGTTCTTGAACAAGCAAGTCTCAAAAGTATGGATGACAATGATACAACAAATGCATCAACAacacaacatcaacaacaacatcaacacagtattaataaattagtttagataaacaaaaaacaaaacaacatgGTGTACTTATTAGATAACAGGTAAAgttgataatatcaatttaaaaataatctatattttttattttaacaacatgtatatttttttattcatatattattttttaaattaatgatatttacagattaacttttaattattcaacaagaTCTGATtgcaaacaattttttttttttttttttttttaaatgtagtTACTATCACAATTAgagattcattattttttaattatatttatacacataATCAAGAAagtaaattgaaagaaaaaaaaaaaaaattagttaaaagtgatatttatgattttttaaaaaattattataattatattaacgagagtgtataatatttactgtcaataattaaaaagtacaA from Aphidius gifuensis isolate YNYX2018 linkage group LG4, ASM1490517v1, whole genome shotgun sequence encodes:
- the LOC122854782 gene encoding centaurin-gamma-1A; protein product: MTTGQDHSLTIRQEIQRFESVHPSIYAIYDLIDLISDTNISKQIREHVVAIEDSFVNSHEWTLSRNVPELHIGIIGSCDSGKSALVHRYLTGSFMHEESPEGGRFKKEVFINEQSYLLLIRDEGGVPEQQFTSWIDAVLMVFSLENEESFSVLCNYYNKMCLFRNMSDVPKILVGVQDSINDTNPRVIKDIRPRKLSLDLRCPYYETCAIYGLNVDRVFQDVCQKIIQKTKLCLNGQPEKLVETRYSTLPVITKTGNLHLAKEQDNHSKIIQHTDKNDDFIRSNNHDEPTSNDTSFQYIQNPQNELRASILTPTTSRKFRRKSNIFTPSKKEKYNMGEMGVGREIPVKQGYLFKRSSKSLKERKKKYVTLLEDGRLTYHSSLHDYMNDTNGKEILLQYVTVKIPGKTPKGSKPTITNDDNFEFSIISLENKSWNFEANNLDDRDTWISAIEQQILTSLQNSDGGDKKNETDAFKMHCIKNKVCGNDLCADCGSPNPDWASLNIGILVCIECSGIHRNLGSHISKIRSLDLDDWSAGQLSVMLAMGNDIANGIWEYELNGKIKPTSESLREKKEEWIRWKYEDRAFLPPANSSIPIGKLLIDSVCRGDMRAFTLCLARCTYEDINISVSNDDLRTPLHLACATGNLAMAQLLIWHKANPQNLDHEGRTCMSYVKALERTLDNTADSLEMKKLIEVLEQASLKSMDDNDTTNASTTQHQQQHQHSINKLV